One genomic region from Candidatus Caldarchaeum subterraneum encodes:
- a CDS encoding acetyl-lysine deacetylase: protein MEIHRETAVSTLVQLLEVYTPPGEERRLERTWFRICGDLGYRDFWRDEVGNYFAAAGGGERTVMLVSHVDTVPGELRVRVSEGKVYGRGAVDAKGPLSAMLLAGSAAASHLKNIRLIVAGLVDEEGNGYGAKKLVEEGLEADAIIIGEPTGTTGIALSYRGSLSIKIRAQARGGHASAPYIAESALEKILRLWKLVEEHYGGKRYEEVTSALTTLHAGDWVSRIPDRAEGSINIRFPHPYSSKEILSRLEEFAKIADCQMEVIDITEPVVTHVNNYAARGLQRAMLRLGLKPRIVKKTGTSDMNTLVAVTPNIVACGPGDSTLAHTSAEAVEIKDIITAAQIYVEFVKEMDSAQ from the coding sequence GTGGAAATCCATAGAGAGACGGCGGTCTCAACGCTTGTTCAGCTCCTCGAGGTTTACACGCCGCCGGGAGAGGAGCGGAGGCTTGAGCGAACATGGTTTAGAATCTGCGGCGACCTCGGTTACAGAGATTTTTGGCGGGACGAGGTTGGCAACTATTTCGCAGCCGCTGGAGGCGGAGAAAGAACAGTTATGCTGGTGAGCCACGTTGACACCGTTCCAGGGGAGCTTCGTGTCCGTGTTTCCGAGGGCAAGGTCTACGGCAGAGGCGCGGTTGACGCCAAGGGACCTCTATCAGCCATGCTTCTCGCAGGCAGCGCAGCCGCATCCCATCTGAAAAACATACGACTCATCGTTGCTGGTCTCGTCGACGAGGAAGGGAATGGATACGGGGCTAAGAAGCTTGTCGAAGAAGGTCTCGAAGCAGATGCGATAATAATAGGAGAGCCAACCGGGACAACCGGAATAGCCCTCTCATACAGAGGAAGTCTGAGCATCAAGATAAGGGCCCAAGCACGTGGAGGCCATGCATCAGCACCCTACATCGCGGAATCGGCTCTGGAGAAAATTCTCCGTTTATGGAAACTTGTCGAAGAGCACTACGGCGGCAAGAGGTATGAGGAGGTGACTTCCGCTTTAACAACGCTTCATGCAGGAGACTGGGTGAGCAGGATACCTGACAGAGCCGAGGGAAGCATAAACATCAGGTTCCCCCATCCATACAGCTCTAAGGAGATATTGTCCCGGCTTGAGGAGTTCGCTAAAATTGCTGACTGCCAGATGGAGGTCATCGACATAACCGAGCCGGTCGTCACCCACGTGAACAACTATGCTGCCAGAGGTCTTCAGAGAGCGATGCTAAGGCTGGGGCTGAAGCCACGCATAGTGAAAAAGACAGGTACAAGCGACATGAACACCCTAGTAGCCGTGACGCCGAACATAGTGGCATGCGGACCCGGCGACTCAACCCTCGCCCACACATCAGCAGAAGCAGTAGAGATAAAAGACATAATCACCGCAGCCCAAATCTACGTCGAATTCGTTAAGGAAATGGATTCAGCTCAGTAA